One region of Natronolimnobius baerhuensis genomic DNA includes:
- a CDS encoding carboxypeptidase-like regulatory domain-containing protein, whose product MAIAMVTSVIFAGIGTVAAYDSYEDAEIAGFEDGVEDGQMDAVEGLEHNPDPEPDPDADEFIDEYENAYIDGYGEGYDMIPSIDVTVTDLDDDPVSDLDVIYTDVDSGDKFTETTDSEGEYTINLLTGTYNINAEHPDKDVFDISDSDEYEVTDTTSGQSHVVSFDDDSEIQPVPHDVTITLDYVDSEPPEIDNTEIDSTYAVAIDVWEDYDPDEEFNNVYESEVLKQVVPDSMSGDDDLAPSDIDYDGSVSMTVDEGYYAEVYTMDGDTEFISGEDSEVIIMDDGHGNEVTASIDVDDSNGGGGGGGDVDDGLNDEQIMIGGGMVAMLFVFLAILAKAAN is encoded by the coding sequence ATGGCTATCGCCATGGTCACGTCCGTGATTTTCGCAGGTATAGGCACTGTAGCGGCATATGACTCATATGAAGACGCTGAAATAGCCGGTTTCGAGGATGGTGTAGAGGATGGTCAGATGGATGCAGTCGAAGGATTAGAACATAACCCAGACCCTGAACCAGACCCTGACGCAGATGAGTTTATAGATGAGTACGAGAATGCCTATATCGATGGATATGGTGAAGGATATGATATGATTCCATCGATAGATGTGACGGTCACTGATTTAGATGACGACCCAGTATCTGATTTAGATGTCATATATACAGATGTAGACTCGGGCGATAAATTCACAGAAACGACTGATTCTGAAGGTGAGTACACTATAAACTTACTTACAGGCACATACAATATAAATGCGGAACACCCCGATAAGGATGTTTTCGACATTTCAGATTCAGATGAGTATGAAGTAACAGATACCACATCAGGGCAGAGCCATGTCGTGTCGTTCGATGATGATTCTGAGATACAACCGGTTCCACATGATGTCACTATTACGCTAGATTATGTGGATTCTGAACCGCCTGAAATCGATAACACTGAAATCGATAGTACATACGCAGTAGCTATCGATGTGTGGGAAGATTATGACCCTGATGAAGAGTTTAATAATGTCTATGAATCTGAAGTCCTAAAGCAAGTAGTTCCTGACTCTATGTCTGGCGATGATGATTTAGCGCCGTCAGATATAGATTATGATGGTTCAGTGTCTATGACGGTCGATGAAGGCTATTATGCAGAAGTATATACCATGGATGGTGACACTGAATTTATTTCTGGAGAAGATTCAGAAGTCATAATTATGGACGATGGGCACGGGAACGAAGTAACAGCCAGTATCGACGTAGATGATTCTAATGGCGGCGGTGGTGGTGGAGGTGACGTTGATGACGGTCTCAACGATGAACAAATTATGATTGGTGGTGGGATGGTAGCAATGTTATTCGTATTCTTAGCTATCCTAGCTAAAGCTGCCAATTAG
- a CDS encoding MarR family transcriptional regulator produces the protein MEEITPRDDAWDTALYTIAKEGSITSTEIARQTDISTKTANRVLKSMEAMGYVERETNRHHTFYPSDRLELVCAFMSE, from the coding sequence ATGGAAGAAATAACACCCAGAGACGATGCATGGGACACAGCACTATACACAATCGCAAAGGAAGGTTCTATCACAAGTACCGAAATCGCACGACAGACAGATATAAGCACGAAAACAGCAAACAGAGTCTTGAAATCGATGGAGGCAATGGGCTACGTAGAGAGAGAAACAAACCGACATCACACGTTCTATCCTTCGGATAGATTAGAATTAGTGTGTGCGTTTATGAGTGAATAG
- a CDS encoding tyrosine-type recombinase/integrase: MSRNPDPEECQSMYLESRKGEVRESTLKTHKYRLNHFVRWCGQNNIEDLSGLKPLDVERYKNWRRKDGDLSKSALKGQLDTLRVFLRYLGRLGIVDSELCESVPSVKMKRSDEVNSRKISEDNARAILETLDRYHYATVEHVWFLLAWRTSARVGALRSLDVDDYDSDDQFIHFRERDGTNLKNGPSGERPVALSDETCAIIDDYLEHHRITNTDQHGREPLFSSKQGRVHRNTMRRWCYTLTCPSFRGDECETEECNSQSDGKTSHKCDDSVSPHAVRRGSITHFLRKDMPEKMVSDRADVSEDVLEKHYDRRSQTEKMEQRRDYLDNI, encoded by the coding sequence ATGAGCCGAAACCCGGACCCAGAAGAATGCCAGAGCATGTATCTCGAATCACGAAAAGGCGAAGTCAGAGAATCAACCCTGAAAACTCACAAATATCGGCTAAACCACTTCGTTCGATGGTGTGGCCAGAATAACATAGAAGACCTCAGTGGACTCAAACCGCTTGACGTAGAGCGATACAAAAATTGGAGGCGGAAAGACGGCGACCTCTCGAAATCTGCCCTGAAAGGGCAGTTAGACACCCTCCGTGTGTTCCTTCGCTATCTTGGACGGCTTGGAATCGTGGATTCAGAGTTATGTGAATCAGTACCGAGCGTGAAGATGAAGCGGTCAGACGAAGTGAATAGCCGAAAAATCTCTGAGGACAACGCCAGAGCGATTCTAGAAACACTGGACCGCTATCACTACGCCACAGTCGAACACGTCTGGTTCCTTCTTGCATGGAGAACAAGCGCCCGTGTGGGTGCCCTCCGTTCCCTAGACGTGGACGACTACGATAGTGACGACCAATTCATCCATTTCCGAGAACGGGACGGAACTAATCTGAAAAACGGACCATCCGGAGAACGACCAGTAGCACTCTCAGACGAGACCTGTGCTATCATAGACGACTACCTTGAACATCATAGAATTACCAACACCGACCAACACGGGAGGGAACCACTCTTCTCCAGTAAGCAAGGGCGGGTTCACAGGAACACAATGCGGCGTTGGTGCTACACTCTCACGTGTCCGAGTTTCAGAGGTGACGAGTGCGAGACCGAAGAGTGCAATAGCCAATCAGACGGCAAAACATCCCACAAGTGCGACGACAGCGTAAGTCCGCACGCCGTCCGTCGTGGTTCCATCACACACTTCTTGCGAAAGGACATGCCAGAGAAAATGGTCTCAGACCGAGCGGACGTGAGCGAAGATGTTCTGGAAAAGCACTACGACCGCCGCTCACAGACTGAAAAGATGGAACAACGGAGAGATTACTTAGATAATATCTGA
- a CDS encoding DUF7344 domain-containing protein, which yields MEALTSSQTDQELSADTILELLANRRRRYLLYALRGREDPIELSSLAERVAGWEHDVDPDDVEKNEYKSVYVSSVQCHVPKLADAGVVDHDEDNHTVVLADAFEQLEPYLRIVIKDEPENSTLHAALMADADDGFFSSIRENVARLKH from the coding sequence ATGGAAGCCCTTACCTCGAGTCAGACAGACCAGGAACTGTCAGCTGACACGATCCTCGAGTTGCTCGCCAATCGTCGGCGGCGGTACCTCCTCTATGCGCTTCGTGGCCGCGAAGACCCAATCGAACTCTCGTCGCTCGCCGAACGCGTCGCTGGCTGGGAGCATGACGTGGATCCAGATGACGTCGAGAAAAACGAGTACAAGAGCGTCTACGTCTCGTCGGTCCAGTGCCACGTCCCGAAACTGGCCGATGCAGGCGTCGTCGACCACGACGAGGATAACCACACCGTCGTCCTCGCCGACGCGTTCGAACAACTCGAGCCGTACCTCCGGATCGTCATCAAAGACGAACCCGAGAACTCGACGCTGCACGCTGCCCTCATGGCCGACGCCGACGATGGGTTCTTCAGTTCCATCCGTGAGAACGTCGCCCGGCTCAAGCACTAA
- a CDS encoding aldo/keto reductase has protein sequence MENESDTFEIGETTIHRLGFGAMRLCGEEIIGSPDDEDAAHAVLEQAVESGVDFIDTADSYGPGVSERLIGETLGDREDVLVATKAGLLRNREGEWLAHGEPDYIRNQVLASLDRLRTDTIDLYQFHRPDDDVPYEESIQTFAELQDDGLVDQVGVSNVSVEQLETAREHVDVATVQNRYNLADRSSADVLEVCEDHGIGFIPWAPINGDDLDEHGETLDEIADEHDATRRQVGLAWLLERSDVILPIPGTSDSDHLESNIAASQLSLSDDEVSRLTALES, from the coding sequence ATGGAAAACGAGAGTGACACATTCGAGATTGGCGAGACGACGATTCATCGACTCGGTTTTGGCGCAATGCGTCTCTGTGGTGAGGAGATCATCGGCTCCCCAGACGACGAGGACGCCGCACACGCTGTGCTCGAGCAGGCGGTCGAGTCCGGAGTCGACTTCATCGATACGGCGGATTCGTATGGACCGGGCGTCAGCGAGCGACTCATCGGAGAAACGCTGGGTGACCGAGAGGATGTGTTGGTCGCGACCAAGGCAGGCTTGCTCCGCAATCGCGAGGGCGAGTGGCTGGCCCACGGCGAACCGGACTACATCCGCAATCAGGTGTTAGCATCGCTCGACCGGCTCCGAACTGACACCATCGATCTGTATCAGTTCCATCGGCCCGACGACGACGTTCCCTACGAGGAGTCCATTCAGACATTCGCCGAACTGCAGGATGACGGCCTCGTCGATCAGGTCGGCGTGAGTAACGTCTCCGTCGAGCAACTCGAGACCGCGCGCGAACACGTTGATGTCGCGACGGTCCAGAACCGATACAATCTGGCGGATCGCTCGAGTGCGGACGTCCTCGAGGTCTGTGAAGACCACGGCATCGGCTTTATTCCGTGGGCACCGATCAACGGCGACGACCTCGACGAACACGGCGAGACGCTCGACGAGATTGCCGATGAGCACGATGCAACGCGCCGGCAGGTCGGTCTCGCCTGGCTGCTCGAACGCTCGGACGTTATCCTGCCGATTCCGGGTACGTCCGATTCAGACCATCTCGAGTCGAACATCGCTGCCTCACAGCTCTCGCTTTCGGATGACGAAGTGAGCCGATTGACTGCTCTCGAGTCGTAG